Within Deferribacterota bacterium, the genomic segment ATATATCAATTAGTGATGGCTTAGATTGTTGCTTGTTATTTGCTCCAAAAAATCCCACAACAAAAGCAAATATTAATGAAATAAGAGCTTTTGAAGATAATTTATATAATAATAGTTATATAGATTATAGTTACAACACAGAATTGATATAAATTTCTTAAAATATATTTAGAAGATAAAAATAACTATTAATCAGTTTTTTAATTTATACTTGATATTAATTTATTAATATTTTAAATTTTTCTAAGTAATTTATAACAATAAAATATTTTATAGGTTAGAACTATGAAGAAAATAAAATTAGAAGAGTTGAAAAATTACAATGGAAAAGATGGTAAACAGGCTTATATAACATACAATGGCAAAATATATGATGTTACAAAGAGTAAACATTGGAAAAATGGGTTACATATGACAAGGCATCATGCAGGTGAAGATTTAACTGATTATTTAAATTTAGCTCCGCATGGTGAAGAGGTTTTTAAAAGGTTAGAAATGATTGGTTATTTAGCAGAGGAAAAAAACAAAAAGCTAAAAGATAAGGATGTATTAAGGAATTTATATAGAAAGTATCATCCACATCCCATGCTTATACATTTTCCTATGGGATTAATATATTTTAGTGCTTTTATGTATGCATTACATGTCATATTTATTAATAAAACTTTTGAG encodes:
- a CDS encoding cytochrome b5 domain-containing protein gives rise to the protein MKKIKLEELKNYNGKDGKQAYITYNGKIYDVTKSKHWKNGLHMTRHHAGEDLTDYLNLAPHGEEVFKRLEMIGYLAEEKNKKLKDKDVLRNLYRKYHPHPMLIHFPMGLIYFSAFMYALHVIFINKTFELTALYALLGAFITAFPAALAGLASWIINYNMKWTNIFRNKIIFTILFIITSFATILIRLVFGDLMLYDSPIKYFYLLLYLANLPIISFVAYNGGKITWS